The sequence TTCGTCATAACCAAGCTCCCTCAGATACTGATTACCGAAGGAAGCCTTGGCTTCACTAATCAGCTTAATGCCCCTATCCCTACCTGGGCCCTTGCCCCTGATCCTATCATACAGTGCATTGAGGAATTCCAGCGCATCAGAGACTATTGCGAGGTCAGCCTTATAGTTCCTCCCAATGTCATGGGGGTCAACATTAACATGGATCAATCTTCCTCTTATCGGTAATGACCACATGCCAGTACCCAACTCACTGAACCTGGTGCCTATGGCAAGCACGATGTCCGCACCCTCAACAAGCTTAACGGCAGGTGGGTCCCCGAAGTAACCCGCGGCCAAACCACCGTGCAGTGGGTGATTAAAGGGTATTGCGCCTTTACCCATGACTGAGGTAACGACTGGGGCACCTAACTCTTCTGCGACCTTGATTAGGGCATCACTCGCATTAGCGGCTATGACGCCACCACCAACGTAGATAACAGGTCTTTCCGCATTAAGCAACTCCCTGGCGGCTAGATCCACTAAGTCCAGGTCAGGCTTGGTCCTGGTCGGCTCCTCCTTTATGTAACCAACCCACTCAGTCTCGCTCTCGATAATGTCCCTGGGCAACTCCACATAGACAGGGCCTGGCCTGCCCTCCTTAGCGGTCTTGAACGCCCTGGCAAGGATCCTGGGTATTTCCCTAGGATCCTCAACCCTAACGGCTAGTTTTGTAAACGACTTAAAAATACTTAACTGCGCATTAACATCCCTAAACTCATGGTAATAACCCCTACCTGCTGCCTTTATTGGGGTTAATCCAGCGAGCGCCACAATTGGGGCTCCCTCCACAGCCGCCTGGGCGAGTGGTGTTACTAAACCCGTTGCGCCGGGGCCTGCGGTAACAACGACAACGCCAACCCTACCACTGGCCCTTGCATAGCCATCTGCCATGAACCCCATACTAGGCTCAAAACGGCCAAGCACATGCCTAAACCTATCGCTATAATCATGCAATGCTGCATAAAGTCCAAGTACGTGTGTCCCAGGCAAACCAAAAATAGTGTCTATGCCCTCCTCAATTAGGGACCTGACTATGACCTCACCACCACTGACCACACCCATCACCTCCTAATCACCATCAATGCGTCCCTAACACCCTTCACAACATACAACGTATATCTTTTAACGGACTCCCGCGTAACCCCAGCAATGTGACTAGTCACAAACAAGTTGGGAATCTCACCCCTTTTAAAGGCCCTCAGTAGTGGTGATGACTCCTCGGTGGGTGGTTCACCGGTAAGCACGTCAGTTGCATAACCAGCGATCTTACCATTCCTTAAACCGTCAAGAATCGCGTACTCATCAACAACCTCACCCCTAGCCGTATTAACAATGAAAACGCCATCCTTCATGAGCCCAACCTCCCTCCTACCGATTAGGCTTTTGCTTTCCCTGGTTAGTGACGTATGTATTGTTATAAAGTCCGACTGTTTGAGCAAGTCATCGATATTCTCGGACCTAACGGCATTAACCTCAATGAACTTCTCCCTATCGACAAATGGGTCATAGGCAAAAACCCTCATCCTGAAGGCATTGGCTATTGAAGCCACGTAGGAACCAATCCTACCAAAGCCAATCACGCCCAGTGCCTTGCCAAACAACTCAATACCAGGCGTTAACAATGAACCCCACTCACCACCCCTGACCCTGTTCATGTTCTCAGGGATTCTCTTAACCATCATTAGCAACAGACCAAAGGTGAACTCGGCCACGGAGTACGTTGACGCGCCAGCAGCGCTCACAA is a genomic window of Vulcanisaeta souniana JCM 11219 containing:
- a CDS encoding thiamine pyrophosphate-binding protein, with protein sequence MGVVSGGEVIVRSLIEEGIDTIFGLPGTHVLGLYAALHDYSDRFRHVLGRFEPSMGFMADGYARASGRVGVVVVTAGPGATGLVTPLAQAAVEGAPIVALAGLTPIKAAGRGYYHEFRDVNAQLSIFKSFTKLAVRVEDPREIPRILARAFKTAKEGRPGPVYVELPRDIIESETEWVGYIKEEPTRTKPDLDLVDLAARELLNAERPVIYVGGGVIAANASDALIKVAEELGAPVVTSVMGKGAIPFNHPLHGGLAAGYFGDPPAVKLVEGADIVLAIGTRFSELGTGMWSLPIRGRLIHVNVDPHDIGRNYKADLAIVSDALEFLNALYDRIRGKGPGRDRGIKLISEAKASFGNQYLRELGYDESKINPSDLVNALAHVIDNDMHEGKAVVTCDAGGNQVAMFQLPVYRPRTYFNPAGFTSLGFAIPAAIGAKVARPDATVVATTGDAAFFMTGMEIATAAELGLRIAFVIFNDRAQGVLKLQQRLLYGGKVYASHTYPMDFCKFAESLNVDCVRVNDRRELETGLERCIYKSNGPCIADILVNPDAVPIPITRQLMTILGKRQ
- a CDS encoding hydroxyacid dehydrogenase, translated to MRILVTVPLTDPDVGPQAMKMLSEVGEVDVRPVTTEQLREIIGDYDAVIVSVWHRITRDVIDAGRKLRVIGTASVGTDHIDVEYAESRGIKVVSAAGASTYSVAEFTFGLLLMMVKRIPENMNRVRGGEWGSLLTPGIELFGKALGVIGFGRIGSYVASIANAFRMRVFAYDPFVDREKFIEVNAVRSENIDDLLKQSDFITIHTSLTRESKSLIGRREVGLMKDGVFIVNTARGEVVDEYAILDGLRNGKIAGYATDVLTGEPPTEESSPLLRAFKRGEIPNLFVTSHIAGVTRESVKRYTLYVVKGVRDALMVIRR